The DNA segment GCTTCTTTACTTTCCTATTTGTTTAACCACCTTATCAATTACCTCCTGGGGATCAAATTCTGTTTTAATTAACCAGTCTTTTGCACCTAATTCCTGGGCTTTACTCAATTCAACTGGTTGGCCAGAGTTGGAAATAATAATTATTGGAATTTCCTTTAGCTCAGGATCTTTACTCATTTCCTCCATCACTTCAAATCCTCCCATTTTTGGCATAACAATGTCCAGTAAAACAAGATCGGGTTTTACTTCTCTCATTACTTCTAGTCCTTCTTCTCCGTTTTTGGCTACGGAAATATCATAACCTTCCTTGGTTAGTTTTTTTTGGAGGAGATCAATCATAATCTCCTCGTCTTCAATTAGTAGAATTTTTTTTGGCATATTGGAGTTTCTTTAATTATATTTTACCTTTTTTTAAAAAATTTGTTAAGTAATTTTAATTACCCGCAATTGGCAAGAGGCTAGATTTTCATCCCAAATGCTTTATATATTAAGATTGCTCCTATTGTATATCCTATTCTGGCGAAAATTGGAGAAATAAATACACATAAAAGGGCTGGAAGAAATAAAAGTAAAATACCCAATCCATAAAGTAATCCTTTTATTTTCCCCTTTTTCTCCTTTTCTCTTATTGAATTATACAAAAATATGAAAAAAATTAAAATAGAGAATCCTATAATTAGGCTGAAAAAAGCTATATTTACTGCATTTGATTGCCAGGGATGACTAATCACTTTATAGGGAACTGGTTCAAGAGGAGCCTCTTCTATAATACTCATGGTTGGGAAAAAGGCAATGGCTATTATCATAAAAACTATACCTCCTATAATTATTGGAAAGATAATTTTGATAAAGAATCTTGGAACAAATTCTTGAAATACAAACCAAAATATCAGAAGGATTCCTATGGCTTGGACTGTCCCGCCAATTTGATATAAAACATATTGAATTTTATATAATTCGAATTGAATAAAAACATCTCTGATTGCATAGGAAAAAATTGAAAAGGCTATAGAGAGTAAACCCCAGGCCAATAATTTACCAGGAGAATAGTTTATTGTTTTACTTTTTTGAAGAATCCTCTTCCCTCCCCAAAGAAGACAAATAATTGAAGTAAGCATTACTAATTGAATAAACATATTTTTAAGTGAGATTAAAATTTAATTTCAATTTTTATTTTTAAAGTTCTTCTAAGAATTTTTTAAATTTTTCTTTAACCGGTAATGTAAAATAGAAAGTTGTTCCTTTATTCTCTTTAGATTCAAACCAAATTTTTCCCCCATGAGCTTCAATAATGTTTTTGGTGGTAAATAAACCGAGGCCAGTGCCTTCAGTCTCCATCCTCATTACATTAGCTGCTCGAAAAAACTTAGTAAATACTCTTTCTTGCTGATCTTCGGGGATTCCTACCCCGGTATCCTCTATTGAGAATTCTATTTCTTTTTTAGCATATTTTAAAGAAACTGTCACCTGGCCACCGGGGAAAGTATATCTTATGGCATTGTCAAGAAGGTTCTCAATTACTACTTTCATTTTCTCCGTATCTATCAGAATTTTCGGTAATTTTTTTTCTAGTTTCTTGAATTCAAATTTAATATTTTTTCTCTCAATTTCTTCGTTAAAAGAGTTTATTACGGATCGAACAATCTCTTCAATATTAGCAAATATTGGTCGATAAATATATCTCCCTTCTTCTATCCTGGCTACGTTTAAAAGATCATTAATTAAATTAATCATTCTCTCATTAGATCGGTAAGTCTT comes from the Patescibacteria group bacterium genome and includes:
- a CDS encoding response regulator codes for the protein MPKKILLIEDEEIMIDLLQKKLTKEGYDISVAKNGEEGLEVMREVKPDLVLLDIVMPKMGGFEVMEEMSKDPELKEIPIIIISNSGQPVELSKAQELGAKDWLIKTEFDPQEVIDKVVKQIGK